One part of the Geoanaerobacter pelophilus genome encodes these proteins:
- a CDS encoding chitobiase/beta-hexosaminidase C-terminal domain-containing protein yields the protein MTQTLRKYCKRMGTTLALFLLVMSLAVGGASAAPIADPDFLATTPIVNPADVQKYVSPLPNAYQLHIAPDTTTFPGEDYYKVDMGQFNHDMKLHLLSTTGYLNTVAPDPGVAAPVVGKMAPTPTWGYSLVPPTATTPGTYYFPGPTIINTQGRPSRVTWTNSLPAKHVVGLDPTLVCGPPTTAGNVNGPTTTTVNKAPNCAPENRVVPHAHGAHVWADSDGDPLAWFSNNFAVTGETWEPNTQHGPVGTYRYINDQEAGTIWYHDHAMGLTHLNVYAGLAGFFLITDANEKSMQAYTPGVTAPVLPSYTATAPYEIPIALQDRKFYPNGTLAAPNNPVLNDTATIGPNVPCDATVGAVVPYACLPAVGGVIPNAILPATTLCDPAAVINAYMCPAAQFSKAADGSLIPYNPTIVDPLLRGPFTAPSITPEFFGNISIANGIVWPKQVAEQRKYRIRLLNGCDSRTYFLKFDNPLVKVWQIGTEQAFLDKPVDRSTQFIILMPGERIDLIVDFAAVPIGTRVTWQNYGPMATVNGLPASPTNPLLDIPYDGVMPLAGQPLNTVIPDVLAFDVVAMNPAVPDATITLTTPLRPVPAFATFPNLTPTPGAPGSTGVPVRKLALIERQGTHGRFMLTLDGRDFMDPNSPITDLPKLNDTEIWEIANFTPDAHPIHVHLVAFQILNRQEFSVDPASPTKIYDPTPGVPPFTRLPLMPYSAPPSYLFVQQIPGDLNYAPLPGGVATVPLPPDPWEIAPKDTIQALPGTVTRLIAKFDLPGLYVWHCHILSHEENDMMRPLIVTTPPSTVTTTLSRNGVAIATSEPAALAAPFTITAQGLTGLLGPAILSPSQSNGFEYQFSVTNPAGVTTVVQPFMAWMYPMLNSYTWTPPKNAPGTYTIRVDARQASATTAGASQAFGTATYTITGPAVAGATSSTLAGTYGIGTPINVTVTFNEPISSPGLTIGLNSGATIATGPLTNVSSFTGTYTVAAGNSATALNVATITGTVTDAAGNSTANPVMPAGFNISNTAPIVIDAIVPVTTASPVAGNYTGPLTVTLTTSKAGATIHYTTDGTIPNATSPVYTAPFILNPAATTTYTVQFFASDAFGNIEPVKSAIYNVHVTDLTNATVSINNNALFTNSTLVTLSLTATDPMGVPSMQVACDGITFGAVEPFALTRACTLTTGDGLKTVAVKYIDAVGTVYNPVTAQITLDTVAPVTTVSPAAGTYNGAINAVLATEAGATIYFTTNGTMPTIDPALRYTAPITISTTSTLKFFAVDQAGNQEVMKSALYTIAASDLTGSVSINGNALFTKNANVTLALTAADPFGVGQYLISNDGVTYQTVTINPAVANFSATIPWVLTPGDGLKTIYVKYVDTPTPNNVYGPFTAQITLDTTPPVTTVSSAAGTYNGAINAVLASEAGATIYFTTNGTMPTIDPALRYTAPITIPTTSTLKFFAVDQAGNQEVMQSALYTIAASDLTGSVSINGNALFTKNAKVTLALTAADPFGVGQYLISNDGVTYQTVTINPAVANFSATIPWVLTPGDGLKTVYVKYVDTPTPNNVYGPFTAQITLDTVPPVLAVTTPAANSIGNTAIITVSGTVTDAGGGTSTLTINGVGSNVGAGGAFSSQVALTSGANTITVVATDPIGNTTTIVRTVTLDTNVPVTTASPAAGNYTGPLTVTLTTSKANATIHYTTDGTTPGPASQSFVGTGWFVINPATTSTVTVKFSATDPAGNVEPLKSVAYSIHVSDLTNATVSINKGAQFSKSQNVTLSLTATDPLGVPNMQVACDGVNFAAIEPFAATRACILPSGDGLKTVAVKYIDGSGNVYAPVTAQIVLDTVAPVTTAAPPAGTYAGSVTVTLTASETATIYYTIDGSVPTTASSIYINPITLSSPTVTSKTLKYFAVDKAGNAEASVNTGVYNLHTSDLIAKVTINKGNTFTNSIYAKLSLSASDPIGVAAYAISTDNITYLPTITIKPAVNIFSASNVPVTLPAGDGLKTVYVRFTDGMGVVYPPVSAQITLETTPVVVEVSPAPGDYSNKVTVSMTTPNEPEGATIYYTTNGATPTTSSKKYSKPFTINEPGTTVTVKYFAVDQAGNVSAVQSAAYNFTANPGMTANVSINNNAPYTNSRNVLLQISAQDPTGGGVATMSFSNDGVNYTTPAPYAATTAMPWTLTAGDSLKTVYFRFTNAGSVSYTFTSKIFLADGVQLATGDTNGDGKVDIVDAFLALRGSLNIKKLTIAEQARCDVAPLVNNMPLPDGKTDSGDVLVIFKKIIGLVSF from the coding sequence ATGACACAGACACTAAGAAAATACTGCAAAAGGATGGGAACGACACTAGCATTGTTTCTGCTGGTAATGTCGCTAGCTGTTGGTGGGGCAAGTGCTGCTCCGATTGCTGATCCCGATTTTTTGGCAACAACGCCGATTGTTAATCCGGCCGACGTACAGAAATACGTCAGTCCTCTGCCCAACGCCTACCAGCTGCATATAGCGCCGGACACAACCACCTTTCCGGGTGAGGATTACTACAAGGTCGACATGGGGCAGTTCAACCATGACATGAAACTGCATCTGCTTTCGACAACAGGCTACCTGAATACTGTGGCTCCCGACCCAGGTGTTGCCGCACCGGTTGTGGGAAAGATGGCCCCGACGCCCACCTGGGGATACAGCCTGGTTCCACCGACAGCCACCACTCCCGGCACCTACTACTTTCCCGGTCCGACCATTATCAACACCCAGGGTCGGCCATCGCGTGTAACCTGGACCAACAGTCTGCCAGCCAAACACGTGGTGGGACTTGACCCGACTCTGGTCTGCGGCCCCCCAACCACTGCAGGAAATGTTAACGGTCCGACTACCACCACAGTCAATAAAGCCCCCAACTGCGCTCCGGAAAACCGGGTTGTTCCGCATGCCCACGGCGCTCATGTCTGGGCTGACAGCGATGGCGACCCATTGGCCTGGTTCAGTAACAACTTCGCCGTAACCGGCGAGACCTGGGAACCAAACACCCAGCATGGACCGGTCGGCACCTATCGGTACATCAACGATCAGGAAGCAGGGACCATCTGGTATCACGACCACGCCATGGGACTGACCCACCTGAACGTTTACGCCGGTCTGGCCGGGTTCTTCCTGATTACCGATGCCAATGAAAAGAGCATGCAAGCCTATACCCCGGGGGTCACTGCTCCGGTGCTCCCCTCATACACTGCTACGGCTCCTTACGAAATCCCGATCGCTTTGCAGGACCGCAAGTTCTACCCGAACGGCACCCTGGCTGCGCCGAACAACCCGGTGCTTAATGATACCGCCACCATTGGCCCGAATGTCCCCTGCGATGCAACTGTCGGTGCTGTGGTCCCTTATGCCTGCCTGCCGGCGGTAGGAGGGGTAATCCCGAATGCCATTTTGCCGGCAACCACCCTGTGTGACCCGGCCGCAGTCATTAATGCCTATATGTGTCCGGCTGCCCAGTTTTCCAAGGCTGCTGACGGTTCCCTGATCCCCTACAACCCGACCATCGTCGACCCTTTGCTGAGAGGGCCCTTTACCGCCCCCTCCATCACTCCGGAGTTTTTCGGCAATATATCCATTGCCAACGGAATCGTCTGGCCCAAGCAGGTTGCCGAACAGCGCAAATACCGGATCCGGCTGCTGAACGGCTGCGATTCCCGTACCTATTTCCTCAAGTTTGACAACCCACTGGTAAAGGTCTGGCAGATCGGCACCGAGCAGGCCTTCCTGGACAAGCCGGTGGACCGGAGCACCCAGTTCATCATCCTCATGCCGGGCGAGCGGATCGACCTGATTGTCGATTTTGCTGCCGTGCCAATCGGCACGCGGGTGACCTGGCAGAACTACGGGCCAATGGCTACGGTCAATGGCCTGCCGGCAAGTCCTACCAATCCGCTGTTGGACATACCTTATGACGGTGTTATGCCGCTGGCCGGTCAGCCCCTCAATACGGTTATCCCTGATGTATTGGCCTTTGACGTAGTCGCCATGAATCCGGCCGTACCTGATGCAACAATCACTCTGACCACTCCGCTTCGTCCTGTACCGGCGTTCGCAACCTTTCCAAACCTCACCCCTACTCCCGGCGCCCCAGGTTCCACCGGGGTACCGGTGCGCAAACTGGCGCTGATCGAGCGTCAGGGAACCCACGGTCGGTTCATGCTCACCCTGGATGGCCGCGATTTCATGGATCCGAATTCCCCTATTACTGATCTACCCAAACTGAATGATACCGAGATCTGGGAGATCGCCAATTTCACCCCTGACGCCCATCCAATACATGTCCACCTGGTGGCATTCCAGATTCTCAACCGGCAGGAATTCAGCGTTGATCCAGCCAGCCCTACCAAGATCTATGACCCTACGCCGGGAGTGCCTCCGTTTACCAGATTGCCTCTCATGCCTTATTCGGCGCCACCGTCATACCTTTTTGTACAGCAGATCCCCGGTGACCTCAATTATGCGCCACTGCCGGGCGGGGTAGCCACTGTCCCGCTACCGCCGGACCCCTGGGAAATTGCTCCGAAAGACACCATCCAGGCCCTGCCCGGAACCGTCACCCGGCTCATCGCCAAGTTCGACCTGCCGGGCCTGTATGTATGGCATTGCCACATCCTCTCCCACGAAGAGAACGACATGATGAGGCCGCTCATCGTCACTACCCCTCCGAGCACGGTCACGACGACTCTTTCACGCAACGGCGTGGCGATCGCCACCTCTGAGCCGGCAGCGCTGGCGGCCCCATTCACCATCACGGCCCAAGGGCTGACCGGGCTTCTCGGTCCTGCAATCCTGTCGCCATCACAAAGCAACGGTTTTGAATACCAGTTTTCCGTGACCAATCCCGCAGGAGTCACCACTGTTGTCCAGCCTTTCATGGCGTGGATGTATCCGATGCTTAACAGCTATACCTGGACTCCTCCCAAGAATGCCCCCGGAACTTACACCATCCGGGTTGACGCCCGTCAGGCTTCGGCCACAACTGCCGGTGCCAGCCAGGCGTTCGGTACAGCGACCTACACCATCACCGGTCCTGCGGTTGCCGGCGCCACGTCAAGCACCCTTGCCGGCACTTATGGTATAGGCACCCCGATAAATGTGACCGTGACCTTCAATGAGCCGATCAGTTCGCCCGGCTTGACCATAGGTCTAAACAGCGGCGCCACCATCGCCACCGGCCCACTGACCAACGTCTCCAGCTTCACCGGGACTTACACCGTTGCCGCAGGGAATAGCGCTACGGCCCTGAACGTCGCGACCATTACCGGCACGGTCACTGATGCCGCCGGCAACAGTACCGCTAACCCTGTAATGCCCGCCGGATTCAACATCTCGAACACTGCGCCCATAGTCATTGACGCCATCGTGCCGGTTACCACGGCATCTCCAGTGGCAGGCAACTATACCGGGCCGCTGACCGTCACTCTCACGACCAGCAAAGCAGGTGCAACCATACATTACACCACAGACGGCACCATTCCGAATGCCACATCACCAGTCTATACCGCGCCGTTCATTCTCAACCCGGCGGCCACTACCACCTATACCGTGCAGTTCTTTGCAAGTGACGCTTTCGGTAACATTGAACCGGTGAAAAGCGCGATCTACAACGTCCATGTCACCGATCTGACCAATGCCACCGTCAGCATCAACAACAATGCCCTGTTCACCAATTCGACCCTGGTGACCCTTTCGCTGACCGCCACTGACCCGATGGGCGTACCCAGCATGCAGGTGGCATGTGACGGCATCACCTTCGGGGCAGTCGAGCCGTTTGCCTTGACCAGGGCCTGTACGCTCACCACTGGCGACGGCCTGAAGACCGTGGCAGTTAAATACATTGATGCTGTCGGCACCGTGTACAATCCAGTCACTGCCCAGATAACTCTCGACACCGTGGCGCCGGTAACCACAGTCTCCCCGGCTGCCGGGACCTATAACGGTGCCATTAACGCCGTGCTTGCCACTGAGGCAGGTGCCACCATCTACTTCACGACAAACGGCACCATGCCGACCATCGATCCGGCGCTCCGTTACACCGCACCAATAACCATCTCAACCACCAGCACCCTGAAATTCTTTGCCGTTGACCAAGCCGGGAATCAGGAAGTAATGAAGAGCGCGCTGTACACCATAGCAGCCAGTGACCTTACCGGCAGCGTATCGATCAACGGCAATGCCTTGTTTACCAAAAACGCCAACGTCACCCTGGCGCTCACTGCCGCCGATCCTTTCGGGGTTGGCCAATACCTGATTTCCAATGACGGCGTTACCTATCAAACCGTCACCATCAATCCGGCGGTGGCAAACTTCAGCGCCACAATTCCATGGGTGTTGACACCTGGCGACGGGCTGAAGACGATCTATGTCAAATATGTCGATACCCCGACACCGAACAACGTCTATGGCCCTTTCACCGCCCAGATCACCCTCGATACCACGCCACCGGTAACCACAGTCTCTTCGGCTGCCGGGACCTATAACGGCGCCATTAACGCCGTGCTTGCCTCTGAGGCAGGTGCCACCATCTACTTCACGACAAACGGTACCATGCCGACCATCGATCCGGCGCTCCGTTACACAGCACCAATAACCATCCCGACCACCAGCACCCTGAAATTCTTTGCCGTTGACCAGGCCGGGAATCAAGAAGTAATGCAGAGCGCGCTGTACACCATAGCTGCCAGTGACCTTACCGGCAGCGTATCGATCAACGGCAATGCCCTGTTTACCAAAAACGCCAAAGTCACCCTGGCCCTCACTGCCGCCGATCCTTTCGGGGTTGGCCAATACCTGATTTCCAATGACGGCGTTACCTATCAAACCGTCACCATCAATCCGGCGGTGGCAAACTTCAGCGCCACAATTCCATGGGTGTTGACACCTGGCGACGGGCTGAAGACGGTCTATGTCAAATATGTCGATACCCCGACACCGAACAACGTCTATGGGCCTTTCACCGCCCAGATTACCCTCGACACCGTGCCACCGGTACTGGCGGTGACAACTCCAGCAGCGAACTCAATCGGCAACACCGCAATCATAACAGTGAGCGGTACAGTTACTGATGCCGGCGGCGGAACTTCGACACTCACCATCAATGGCGTCGGATCAAACGTAGGGGCTGGCGGTGCCTTTAGCAGCCAAGTCGCACTGACTTCCGGCGCAAACACCATCACAGTGGTTGCCACCGACCCGATCGGCAATACCACCACCATAGTGCGGACCGTGACCCTTGACACCAACGTACCGGTTACCACGGCATCTCCTGCAGCCGGCAATTATACCGGGCCGCTGACCGTCACCCTTACCACCAGTAAAGCAAACGCCACCATCCACTACACTACGGACGGAACCACTCCAGGACCTGCCTCTCAGTCATTCGTCGGCACCGGCTGGTTTGTGATCAATCCGGCGACCACTTCAACCGTCACCGTGAAGTTCTCGGCCACCGACCCGGCCGGCAACGTTGAACCCCTGAAAAGCGTGGCCTACAGCATCCATGTCTCAGACCTGACTAATGCCACAGTGAGCATCAATAAGGGGGCACAATTTAGCAAATCACAAAATGTGACCCTGTCTCTAACCGCCACTGACCCTCTGGGCGTCCCGAACATGCAGGTGGCATGTGACGGAGTCAACTTCGCAGCCATTGAGCCATTTGCCGCAACCAGGGCCTGCATACTTCCAAGCGGTGACGGACTCAAAACCGTGGCTGTCAAATACATCGACGGCAGCGGCAACGTCTATGCCCCGGTCACTGCCCAGATCGTCCTCGATACCGTAGCACCGGTCACAACTGCCGCTCCGCCGGCCGGCACCTATGCCGGGTCAGTGACAGTAACACTTACTGCCAGCGAGACCGCCACAATCTACTACACCATTGACGGCAGTGTTCCGACAACAGCATCAAGCATTTACATAAACCCGATCACCCTGTCGTCGCCGACCGTAACCTCTAAAACGCTGAAATATTTCGCCGTTGACAAGGCCGGCAATGCGGAAGCATCGGTAAATACCGGCGTCTATAACCTCCATACTTCCGATCTCATCGCCAAAGTGACCATCAATAAAGGGAATACCTTCACCAATTCCATCTATGCCAAGCTGTCACTATCCGCCAGCGACCCGATCGGTGTTGCCGCGTATGCCATCTCAACGGACAACATCACCTACCTGCCGACCATAACCATCAAACCGGCAGTCAATATCTTCTCCGCCAGCAACGTGCCGGTAACTCTGCCGGCTGGCGACGGGCTGAAGACCGTTTACGTAAGATTCACTGATGGCATGGGTGTCGTCTATCCTCCGGTATCGGCACAGATCACCCTCGAAACCACTCCGGTAGTTGTTGAAGTATCGCCGGCCCCCGGCGACTACAGCAACAAAGTGACTGTTTCCATGACAACGCCCAATGAGCCTGAGGGTGCCACCATCTACTACACCACTAACGGCGCTACCCCCACCACCTCCTCAAAGAAATACAGTAAGCCGTTCACCATCAACGAGCCGGGCACCACAGTAACCGTAAAGTATTTTGCCGTTGACCAGGCAGGCAATGTTTCAGCAGTCCAAAGCGCTGCTTACAACTTCACGGCAAACCCCGGTATGACTGCCAATGTCAGCATCAACAACAATGCCCCTTACACCAATTCGAGAAATGTGCTGCTGCAGATCAGCGCCCAGGACCCAACCGGCGGAGGTGTTGCCACCATGTCGTTCTCCAACGACGGGGTCAACTATACGACTCCAGCCCCTTATGCGGCAACAACAGCAATGCCTTGGACCCTTACCGCCGGTGATAGTCTCAAAACGGTTTATTTCCGCTTCACCAATGCCGGATCGGTCAGTTACACATTTACCTCAAAGATCTTCCTGGCAGACGGAGTACAACTGGCCACAGGAGATACCAATGGTGATGGGAAGGTTGATATAGTAGATGCCTTCCTGGCGTTAAGGGGAAGTTTGAACATCAAGAAGCTCACTATTGCCGAACAGGCGCGATGCGACGTAGCTCCATTGGTTAACAACATGCCGCTTCCGGACGGCAAGACCGATTCCGGAGATGTCCTGGTGATATTCAAGAAAATTATCGGTCTGGTGTCATTCTAA